One part of the Rhodothermales bacterium genome encodes these proteins:
- a CDS encoding TetR/AcrR family transcriptional regulator, with the protein MEQPEFKSTVLDASRRLLLEQGFDHVSMRKIAAEAGCKASTLYYYFKNKEEIVAALVEEGTRLHYRIAKEIARKHANPLLRFEALLWTSLEFGLNNQAMFEILFMGPGAGGDGQAGLHRAMPGYDLAAEALRECAAGGLATVEDAGLACATCFAMLNGVVYSLLYRQLPPTLSVDRVKRDAVKRIMASLKG; encoded by the coding sequence ATGGAACAACCCGAATTCAAATCGACGGTTCTCGATGCCTCGCGCCGGCTCTTGCTCGAACAGGGGTTCGATCACGTATCGATGCGCAAGATTGCCGCCGAGGCCGGCTGCAAGGCGTCGACCCTGTACTACTATTTCAAGAACAAGGAAGAGATCGTCGCCGCGCTGGTCGAGGAGGGGACGCGGCTCCATTACCGGATCGCGAAAGAGATTGCCCGCAAGCACGCCAATCCACTGCTCCGTTTCGAGGCGCTGCTCTGGACTTCGCTGGAATTCGGGTTGAATAACCAGGCGATGTTTGAAATTCTCTTTATGGGGCCGGGCGCCGGCGGTGACGGGCAGGCGGGCTTGCATCGGGCGATGCCGGGATACGATCTGGCGGCCGAGGCCTTGCGGGAATGTGCGGCGGGGGGATTGGCGACGGTCGAGGACGCCGGCCTGGCGTGCGCGACCTGTTTCGCCATGCTGAACGGGGTCGTCTACAGCTTGCTGTACCGGCAGCTGCCGCCCACGTTGAGCGTCGACCGGGTCAAGCGCGACGCGGTCAAACGGATCATGGCCAGTTTGAAGGGCTGA
- a CDS encoding DEAD/DEAH box helicase: MNFDQLDLSKDVLRGVEATGYTTPTPIQQAAIPVILDGKDLIGCAQTGTGKTAAFVLPLLDRLAASPRTQGPRRVRALVVTPTRELALQVDEAVRTYGKFTPFRSLPIYGGVGMSPQFQGLRRGADIIVATPGRLIDHLERGSISLSHCEVLVLDEADRMLDMGFIHDVRKIVAATPRKRQTLLFSATMHGPVRQLADSILQQPEFIEIGHRRNPADTVEQAACLIDEAAKIDLLYHVLETEDVNNMIVFSRTKHRADRITRRLNQEGFSAVAIHSNRSQAQRQKALQGFKLGRFRVLVATDIAARGIDVEGITHVINFDTPNLPESYIHRIGRTGRAEATGRAITFVTRDEMAYLRQIESYTGHKIERIAYAPFADRQYDEPRRHEQQHAPERAARGHQKAGNGPQRRNNNRRSGARPKNR; the protein is encoded by the coding sequence ATGAATTTTGATCAGCTCGACCTGAGCAAGGACGTCCTCCGCGGCGTCGAAGCTACGGGTTACACTACACCTACGCCCATTCAGCAGGCGGCCATTCCGGTCATCCTGGACGGCAAAGACCTTATCGGATGCGCCCAGACGGGCACCGGCAAGACGGCGGCTTTCGTGCTGCCCCTGCTCGACCGGCTCGCCGCGTCGCCCCGCACGCAGGGACCGCGGCGCGTCCGCGCCCTCGTCGTCACCCCCACGCGCGAACTCGCGCTGCAGGTTGACGAAGCCGTCCGCACCTACGGCAAGTTCACGCCGTTCCGCAGCCTGCCGATCTACGGCGGCGTGGGCATGTCCCCGCAGTTTCAGGGGTTGCGCCGCGGCGCGGACATCATCGTGGCCACGCCGGGCCGGCTCATCGATCACCTCGAACGCGGCAGCATCTCGCTCTCGCATTGCGAAGTGCTCGTGCTGGACGAAGCCGACCGCATGCTCGATATGGGCTTCATCCATGACGTCCGCAAGATCGTCGCTGCGACGCCGCGGAAGCGGCAGACCCTGCTCTTCTCGGCCACGATGCACGGCCCCGTCCGCCAGCTGGCGGACAGCATCCTGCAGCAGCCGGAGTTTATCGAAATCGGTCATCGCCGCAACCCGGCGGACACCGTCGAGCAGGCAGCCTGCCTGATCGATGAGGCCGCCAAGATCGATCTCCTGTACCACGTGCTGGAAACGGAGGACGTCAATAACATGATTGTCTTCTCCCGCACCAAGCACCGGGCCGACCGCATCACGCGCCGGCTCAACCAGGAAGGCTTCTCCGCCGTCGCGATCCACTCGAACCGCAGCCAGGCCCAGCGCCAGAAAGCGCTCCAGGGCTTCAAGCTCGGCCGGTTCCGCGTCCTCGTGGCCACCGACATCGCCGCGCGCGGCATCGACGTGGAAGGGATCACCCATGTGATCAACTTCGATACGCCGAATCTTCCCGAGAGCTACATCCACCGGATCGGCCGCACCGGCCGCGCCGAGGCCACCGGCCGCGCGATCACGTTCGTGACGCGGGATGAGATGGCGTATCTGCGCCAGATCGAGTCGTACACGGGCCACAAGATCGAGCGGATCGCATACGCTCCGTTCGCGGACCGGCAATATGATGAGCCGCGCCGGCACGAGCAGCAGCATGCGCCCGAGCGCGCGGCGCGCGGTCACCAGAAGGCCGGCAACGGCCCGCAGCGGCGCAACAACAACCGCCGCTCTGGCGCACGTCCGAAAAATCGGTAG
- a CDS encoding SdpI family protein, giving the protein MKTRELIKTDWPAWLLLALPFVVLAVIWDRLPDELPVHWNARGEIDRYDAKGFSALMIPLIGVGSYLLMLAVPWIDPKRQTDANQKAIRAFRFIFPLLMTSIFGVLCLNWLGYAIDMGQTIFVLIAALFLVIGNFLGAIKPNYFIGIRTPWTLESADIWRKTHRMAGKLWVFGSLVMIAIWFFVPSTAYPTVFIVGVVILTLVPVGYSFYLYMAAKRAARSES; this is encoded by the coding sequence ATGAAGACACGTGAGTTGATCAAAACAGACTGGCCGGCGTGGCTCCTGCTCGCCCTTCCGTTCGTCGTTCTGGCGGTGATATGGGATCGGCTCCCCGACGAGTTGCCGGTGCACTGGAATGCGCGTGGCGAGATCGATCGCTACGACGCCAAGGGGTTCAGCGCCTTGATGATCCCGCTGATTGGCGTGGGTAGCTACCTGCTGATGCTGGCCGTTCCCTGGATCGACCCCAAACGGCAAACCGACGCCAACCAGAAGGCCATCCGGGCTTTCCGGTTCATCTTTCCGCTGCTGATGACCAGCATCTTCGGCGTCCTGTGCCTGAACTGGCTGGGCTATGCCATCGATATGGGCCAGACCATCTTCGTGCTGATCGCGGCGCTATTCCTGGTGATCGGCAACTTCCTGGGCGCGATCAAGCCCAACTATTTCATCGGGATCCGGACGCCGTGGACGCTCGAGTCGGCCGACATCTGGCGGAAGACCCACCGCATGGCCGGCAAGTTATGGGTTTTCGGGTCGCTCGTGATGATCGCGATCTGGTTTTTCGTGCCCTCGACCGCCTATCCCACGGTCTTTATCGTCGGCGTGGTGATCCTTACGCTCGTGCCGGTGGGATACTCCTTCTACCTGTATATGGCCGCGAAGCGGGCGGCCCGGTCCGAGTCATAA
- a CDS encoding autorepressor SdpR family transcription factor: MNAVFKALNDPTRRAILDMLRKGDLTAGEIADAFQISKPSISHHLDLLKQASLIDAEREGQFIRYSLNTTVLDDTLQWLLALVQSNRDTNHHEDT, encoded by the coding sequence ATGAACGCCGTATTCAAAGCCCTCAACGATCCCACGCGACGCGCGATTCTGGACATGTTGCGCAAAGGCGACCTCACGGCCGGCGAAATCGCGGACGCGTTCCAGATCAGCAAGCCCAGCATTTCCCATCACCTGGATCTGCTCAAGCAGGCCAGCCTGATCGATGCGGAGCGCGAGGGACAGTTCATCCGGTATTCGCTCAACACGACCGTCCTGGACGACACCCTGCAGTGGCTCCTGGCGCTCGTACAATCCAACCGGGATACCAATCATCATGAAGACACGTGA
- the coaA gene encoding type I pantothenate kinase, with product MPERAAPVYSPYVNFSRQEWAVLRDDTPLTLTEADLEHLRGLNVNLSLGEVVDVYLPLSRLLNLYVAAVQRLHRATATFLGDPAAKVPYIIGLAGSVAVGKSTTARILQALLSRWPDHPRVDLVTTDGFLYPNERLEAQSLMKRKGFPESYDQRRLVAFVAALKAGEPVVRAPIYSHHTYDILPGEYVEIRQPDIVIIEGINVLQTPQAPSEGRMPVYVSDFFDFSLYVDADPQLIEQWFLERFHTLRRTAFRDPSSYFHRYTALSFEEADAFAQTVWREINARNLVENIAPTRDRADLILRKGPNHAVEEVRLRKL from the coding sequence ATGCCTGAACGCGCAGCGCCCGTGTACTCCCCCTATGTGAACTTCAGCCGGCAGGAATGGGCCGTTTTGCGCGACGATACGCCGTTGACGCTCACGGAGGCCGACCTCGAGCACCTGCGGGGGCTCAATGTGAATCTGTCACTGGGCGAAGTGGTCGACGTGTATCTGCCCCTGTCCCGGCTGCTCAACCTGTATGTCGCGGCGGTGCAGCGGCTGCATCGGGCGACGGCGACCTTTCTGGGGGATCCCGCGGCGAAGGTGCCCTACATCATCGGCCTGGCCGGCAGCGTCGCGGTGGGCAAGAGCACGACGGCGCGCATCCTGCAGGCGCTGCTCTCCCGCTGGCCGGACCACCCGCGGGTCGACCTGGTGACGACGGATGGCTTTCTGTATCCCAACGAGCGGCTGGAAGCGCAGTCGCTGATGAAGCGCAAGGGGTTTCCCGAGAGCTACGACCAGCGCCGGCTCGTCGCGTTCGTCGCCGCGCTCAAAGCCGGCGAACCCGTCGTCCGCGCGCCGATCTATTCGCATCACACGTACGACATCCTGCCCGGCGAATACGTCGAGATCCGCCAGCCGGATATCGTCATCATCGAAGGGATCAACGTGCTGCAGACGCCGCAGGCGCCGAGCGAGGGGCGTATGCCGGTGTACGTGTCCGACTTCTTCGACTTCTCGCTCTACGTCGATGCCGATCCGCAGCTGATCGAGCAGTGGTTTCTGGAACGGTTCCACACGCTGCGCCGGACGGCCTTCCGCGACCCGTCCTCGTATTTTCATCGCTACACCGCCCTCTCGTTCGAGGAGGCCGACGCGTTCGCCCAGACGGTCTGGCGCGAGATCAACGCGCGCAACCTCGTCGAGAACATCGCCCCGACCCGCGATCGGGCGGACCTGATCCTGCGAAAGGGACCCAACCACGCGGTGGAGGAGGTCCGGCTCCGAAAACTGTGA
- a CDS encoding membrane dipeptidase, producing the protein MRLIFDAHLDLAWNAVSYNRDLTLTVGELRRREAHMTDVAGRGRCTTTLPELADAGVAVCVATLLARSGAAQTPQNGYKRTDLEHATPAIAHAAAQAQRAYYRLLEEDGLIRMLRTKSDLAAHWQAWETGATRVPGIILSMEGCDPMVRPEQAEAWWGDGLRAAGVTHYGLGRYAAGTGVAGPINERGLALLRVFERLGMALDVTHLSDEAMDQALDGYQGRVLASHHNCRALVPHQRQLPDAHIRRLIDRDAVIGAALDAWMLYPGWVRSETKPDVVGLEAVADHIERVCDLAGNARHAAIGSDLDGGFGTEQTPRDLDTIADLRKLEGILAARGFAPADIDAIFYGNWLRFFGEVLPD; encoded by the coding sequence ATGCGCCTGATTTTCGACGCCCATCTCGACCTTGCCTGGAACGCGGTTTCGTATAACCGCGATCTCACCCTGACCGTCGGCGAACTGCGCCGGCGCGAAGCGCACATGACCGACGTCGCGGGACGCGGCCGCTGCACCACGACGCTGCCCGAACTGGCCGACGCCGGCGTCGCCGTGTGCGTCGCCACGCTGCTCGCCCGCAGCGGCGCCGCCCAGACGCCCCAGAACGGCTACAAGCGCACCGACCTGGAGCATGCGACGCCCGCCATCGCGCACGCGGCCGCCCAGGCCCAGCGCGCGTACTACCGGCTGCTCGAGGAAGACGGGCTCATCCGGATGCTGCGGACGAAATCCGACCTCGCCGCGCACTGGCAAGCCTGGGAGACCGGGGCGACCCGCGTGCCCGGCATCATCCTGAGCATGGAAGGGTGCGACCCGATGGTGCGCCCCGAACAGGCCGAGGCGTGGTGGGGCGACGGGCTTCGCGCCGCCGGCGTGACGCATTACGGGCTCGGCCGCTACGCCGCCGGCACGGGCGTCGCCGGCCCGATCAACGAACGCGGCCTGGCCTTGCTGCGCGTGTTCGAACGCCTCGGCATGGCGCTCGACGTGACGCATCTGAGCGACGAGGCGATGGATCAGGCGCTGGACGGCTACCAGGGCCGCGTGCTTGCCAGCCATCATAACTGCCGCGCGCTGGTGCCGCACCAGCGGCAGTTGCCCGACGCGCACATCCGCCGGCTCATCGACCGCGACGCCGTGATCGGCGCCGCGCTGGATGCGTGGATGCTGTATCCCGGGTGGGTCCGCAGCGAGACGAAGCCCGATGTCGTGGGCCTGGAGGCGGTGGCTGACCACATCGAGCGGGTCTGCGACCTGGCCGGCAACGCGCGGCATGCCGCCATCGGGAGCGACCTCGACGGGGGATTCGGTACCGAGCAGACCCCGCGCGACCTCGACACGATCGCGGACCTCCGCAAGCTCGAGGGTATCCTGGCGGCGCGCGGTTTTGCGCCGGCCGATATCGACGCGATTTTTTATGGCAACTGGCTTCGGTTTTTTGGCGAAGTCCTTCCCGATTGA
- a CDS encoding metallophosphoesterase family protein, whose product MRILIISDIHDHIWNLGALLEHRPASDQLVVCGDLCAPFVVGLLAEAYAGPIDIVFGNNDGDLYCIAQQAARYPHVTLHGELLRADWDGLRIAANHYPDIARGLADSGAYDLVCYGHNHRYAVHREGDTWLLNPGAVMGYDPGARADVPATCLVYDTGADQVEGYRIRLDGLVPLHD is encoded by the coding sequence ATGCGCATATTGATCATCTCGGACATCCACGACCACATCTGGAACCTCGGCGCGTTGCTGGAGCACCGGCCGGCGTCCGACCAGCTGGTCGTCTGCGGCGACCTCTGCGCGCCGTTTGTCGTCGGGCTGCTGGCCGAGGCCTATGCCGGCCCCATCGACATCGTCTTTGGCAACAACGACGGCGATCTCTACTGCATCGCCCAGCAAGCCGCCCGGTATCCGCACGTCACGCTGCACGGCGAACTGCTCCGGGCGGACTGGGACGGTCTGCGCATCGCCGCCAACCATTACCCGGACATCGCGCGCGGGCTTGCGGATTCGGGCGCGTACGATCTCGTCTGTTACGGCCACAACCATCGGTACGCCGTGCATCGCGAGGGCGATACCTGGCTGCTGAATCCCGGAGCCGTGATGGGCTACGACCCCGGGGCGCGCGCCGACGTGCCGGCGACCTGCCTCGTCTATGACACCGGAGCAGATCAGGTGGAAGGATACCGCATTCGCCTCGACGGTCTCGTGCCATTGCACGACTGA
- a CDS encoding RidA family protein, with product MIMGERDKKLENLGYPLNDIPGPGAIYKPVVVHGTTVYVSGAVPVAHGQLVSPGKVPSQVSVAEAQAAAALCAANNLRMVIQELGSLDRIARVLRVTGYVNSDLDFTEPHVVVNGASQLLIDIFGPDAGVGARTAIGMAQLPRGACTEIEMILELQA from the coding sequence ATGATCATGGGAGAACGCGACAAAAAACTCGAGAACCTGGGATATCCCCTGAACGACATCCCCGGGCCCGGCGCCATCTATAAACCGGTTGTGGTGCACGGGACGACCGTGTATGTCTCGGGCGCGGTGCCTGTGGCGCACGGCCAGTTGGTCAGTCCGGGCAAGGTGCCCTCGCAGGTCAGCGTCGCGGAGGCGCAGGCGGCGGCCGCTCTGTGCGCCGCGAACAATCTCCGCATGGTGATCCAGGAGTTGGGGTCGCTGGACCGGATCGCGCGCGTGCTGCGCGTCACCGGGTACGTCAATTCGGATCTCGACTTTACCGAGCCGCACGTCGTGGTGAACGGCGCCTCGCAGCTACTGATCGACATCTTCGGCCCCGACGCCGGCGTCGGCGCTCGCACGGCGATCGGGATGGCGCAGTTGCCCCGCGGCGCCTGTACGGAGATCGAGATGATCCTGGAACTCCAGGCCTGA
- a CDS encoding alanine racemase — MRDTSIPTPYISIDAGIVQQNIETMAAYARSHDIKLRPHIKTHKSLHLAALQLEAGAIGLTVAKPGEAEVMARLAGDILMAYPAVQPERCAVLAELAKTTTIRVGVDSLYAAGILSGAASAARSTIGILVDIDVGLGRTGVQSPAEALQLAQHVDMLPGLRLDGLMFYPGHIKSPADTHPEVLSGIDLLLGETIAMWAAHGFEARIVSGGSTPTAYQSHFVSHATEIRPGTYIFNDMNTVRGGFVSLDECAAHIVCTVVSDAVPGQVVIDAGSKTLTSDLCGPAPDSGYGYVIEYPEARISKLTEEHGQVDMSRYSTLPRVGDRLTVIPNHICPCINLQDRVHWARAGEPLESLEVDARGRVF; from the coding sequence GTGAGAGACACGTCCATCCCAACCCCGTATATCTCGATCGACGCCGGCATCGTCCAGCAGAATATCGAGACCATGGCGGCCTACGCCCGTTCACACGACATCAAGCTCAGGCCGCACATCAAGACGCACAAGTCGCTCCATCTGGCGGCGCTGCAGCTGGAGGCCGGGGCCATCGGGCTCACGGTCGCCAAACCCGGCGAGGCCGAGGTGATGGCGCGCCTGGCAGGCGACATCCTGATGGCCTACCCGGCGGTCCAGCCGGAACGCTGCGCGGTACTGGCCGAACTGGCGAAGACCACGACGATCCGCGTCGGCGTCGACTCGCTCTACGCGGCCGGCATCCTGTCCGGAGCGGCATCCGCCGCGCGTTCGACGATCGGCATCCTGGTGGATATCGACGTGGGGCTGGGGCGCACGGGCGTCCAGTCGCCGGCGGAGGCGCTGCAACTGGCCCAGCACGTCGACATGCTCCCCGGTCTCCGGCTCGACGGCCTCATGTTTTACCCCGGCCACATCAAGTCCCCCGCCGACACACATCCCGAGGTGCTTTCCGGGATCGACCTGCTGCTCGGCGAGACGATCGCGATGTGGGCCGCGCACGGTTTCGAGGCGCGCATCGTGTCGGGGGGATCGACGCCCACGGCCTATCAGTCGCATTTCGTGTCCCACGCGACCGAGATCCGTCCGGGGACCTACATTTTCAACGACATGAACACCGTCCGCGGCGGGTTCGTCTCGCTCGACGAATGCGCCGCGCACATCGTGTGCACCGTCGTCAGCGACGCCGTGCCCGGCCAGGTGGTGATCGACGCCGGCAGCAAGACGCTGACGAGCGACCTCTGCGGGCCGGCGCCGGACAGTGGCTACGGCTACGTGATCGAATACCCCGAGGCCCGGATCAGCAAGCTGACGGAAGAGCATGGCCAGGTGGACATGAGCCGCTATTCGACCCTCCCCCGCGTCGGCGACCGGCTGACCGTCATCCCGAATCATATCTGCCCCTGCATCAACCTCCAGGACCGCGTCCACTGGGCCCGGGCCGGCGAACCGCTCGAATCGCTCGAAGTGGATGCGCGAGGGAGGGTGTTTTAA
- a CDS encoding SDR family oxidoreductase — protein MQHLFKHTTALVIGGGAGLGRALCQELAHHKATVVVADIDLGAAEETVRQIEEKKGNARAVMLDVTDKRAVEDLVESVASEFGRLDYLFNNAGITICGETDDLDIADWHRVFDVNFWGTVYAATAAFKVMQRQKSGYIVNTASVAGLTGAPFLAPFASSKSAIVGFTLSLREEAATYGIKVSTVCPGYLQREIYEHAEYRGVRPEDVLKKIPFASMKPKKAAEAVIDGLTKNLPMIVFPLHARIISWLGRLNPSLVTPLKRKTLHDFRKAKLQPAERQA, from the coding sequence ATGCAGCATCTCTTCAAACACACCACAGCGCTGGTAATCGGCGGGGGCGCCGGTCTGGGGCGCGCGCTTTGTCAGGAACTGGCACATCACAAGGCGACGGTTGTCGTGGCCGACATCGATCTGGGGGCGGCGGAGGAAACCGTGCGGCAGATTGAGGAAAAGAAGGGGAACGCCCGGGCGGTCATGCTGGATGTGACGGACAAGCGGGCTGTGGAAGATCTCGTCGAGTCCGTCGCGAGCGAATTCGGCCGGCTCGACTACCTGTTCAACAACGCCGGCATCACGATCTGCGGCGAGACGGACGATCTGGATATCGCCGACTGGCACCGGGTGTTCGACGTCAACTTCTGGGGGACGGTCTACGCGGCTACGGCGGCGTTCAAGGTGATGCAGCGGCAGAAGTCGGGCTACATCGTCAACACGGCATCGGTCGCCGGCCTGACCGGGGCGCCCTTCCTCGCCCCCTTTGCGTCGTCGAAGAGCGCGATCGTGGGCTTCACGCTCTCGCTGCGCGAGGAGGCGGCCACCTACGGCATCAAGGTGAGCACCGTGTGCCCGGGCTACCTCCAGCGGGAGATCTACGAACACGCCGAATACCGCGGCGTGCGCCCCGAGGACGTGCTGAAGAAAATCCCCTTCGCCTCGATGAAGCCGAAAAAGGCCGCGGAGGCGGTGATCGACGGGCTCACCAAGAACCTCCCGATGATCGTCTTCCCGCTGCATGCCCGCATCATCTCGTGGCTGGGCCGGCTCAACCCGAGCCTCGTCACCCCGCTCAAGCGCAAAACGCTCCACGATTTCCGCAAAGCGAAGCTCCAGCCGGCGGAGCGGCAGGCGTAG